From a single Rhodococcus qingshengii JCM 15477 genomic region:
- a CDS encoding ferredoxin--NADP reductase, with product MTTVEVPHSSRSAVLTVSGVIEETSDARSLVFEIPAELKDKFDYKPGQFLTLRIPSDQTGSVARCYSLASSPFTDDAPKVTVKRTVDGYGSNWLCDKLQVGDTIEVLPPSGVFTPKSLDHDFLLFGAGSGITPVISILKSALTQGSGNVVLIYANRDEKSVIFGAELRELAAQHPGRLTVVHWIETVQGLPAVSQLATLSKPFVAYEAFMCGPGPFMDAVHKALAEAGMPRTQVHAEVFNSLAGDPFRDVEVAEVSDEEAADAATVEVELDGETHTLVWPRKQTLVDIMLAKGLDVPYSCQEGECGSCACTVTEGEVQMDNSEILDAEDVANGYILGCQAKPITDHLKIEF from the coding sequence ATGACGACAGTCGAGGTACCGCACAGCTCGCGATCGGCGGTACTCACCGTGTCCGGAGTCATCGAAGAGACTTCCGACGCCCGGTCGCTGGTGTTCGAGATTCCCGCAGAACTGAAGGACAAGTTCGACTACAAGCCAGGTCAATTCCTGACCCTGCGCATCCCGAGTGATCAGACCGGCTCGGTCGCACGCTGCTACTCGCTGGCCAGTTCACCCTTCACCGACGACGCCCCCAAGGTGACCGTCAAGCGAACCGTCGACGGCTACGGCTCCAACTGGTTGTGCGACAAGCTCCAGGTCGGCGACACCATCGAGGTGCTGCCGCCGTCAGGTGTCTTCACGCCCAAGTCGCTCGATCACGACTTCCTGCTCTTCGGTGCAGGCAGCGGTATCACTCCGGTGATCTCGATCCTCAAGTCCGCCCTCACGCAGGGCAGCGGCAACGTCGTGCTGATCTACGCGAATCGCGACGAGAAGTCCGTCATCTTCGGCGCCGAACTTCGCGAATTGGCAGCGCAACACCCCGGCCGCCTCACCGTTGTCCACTGGATCGAAACCGTGCAGGGACTCCCCGCCGTCTCACAGTTGGCGACACTGTCCAAGCCATTTGTCGCGTACGAGGCCTTCATGTGCGGTCCGGGCCCCTTCATGGACGCCGTCCACAAGGCACTGGCAGAGGCCGGCATGCCCCGCACGCAGGTTCACGCCGAGGTCTTCAATTCACTCGCGGGTGACCCGTTCCGTGACGTCGAGGTAGCCGAGGTCTCCGACGAGGAAGCAGCCGACGCCGCAACCGTCGAGGTCGAACTGGACGGTGAAACCCACACCCTCGTCTGGCCGCGCAAGCAGACGCTCGTCGACATCATGCTCGCCAAGGGCCTCGACGTGCCGTACTCCTGCCAGGAAGGCGAGTGCGGGTCGTGTGCCTGCACCGTCACCGAAGGCGAAGTTCAGATGGACAACTCCGAGATCCTCGACGCCGAGGACGTGGCGAACGGCTACATCCTCGGTTGCCAGGCGAAGCCGATCACCGATCACCTGAAGATCGAGTTCTGA
- the mdo gene encoding NDMA-dependent methanol dehydrogenase (This methanol dehydrogenase is considered a nicotinoprotein, since its NADP cofactor remains is not dissociable, but instead remains permanently bound. A member of this family has been shown to act as a formaldehyde dismutase, able to convert two molecules of formaldehyde (plus one water molecule) into one of methanol and one of formate, with no net change in its redox state. More recently, it was shown in Mycobacterium smegmatis that this enzyme is critical to ethanol utilization, for which the biosynthesis of the cofactor-like electron carrier mycofactocin is also required.), with protein sequence MAIELNQIWDFPIKEFHPFPRALMGVGAHDIIGVEAKNLGFKRTLLMTTGLRGSGIIEELVGKIEYQGVEVVLYDKVESNPKDYNVMEAAALYQKEKCDSIISIGGGSSHDAAKGARVVIAHDGRNINEFEGFAKSTNKENPPHIAVSTTAGTGSETSWAYVITDTSDMNNPHKWVGFDEATIVTLAIDDPLLYYTCPQHFTAYCGFDVLAHGSEPFVSRLDFAPSLGNAIYSVELVAKNLREAVFEPRNLKAREGMMNAQYIAGQAFNSGGLGIVHSISHAVSAFFDSHHGLNNAIALPRVWEYNLPSRYERYAQLAGALGVDTRNLTTVQAADAAVEAAIRLAKDVGIPDNFGQVRTDSYAKNQMNTKKYEGRGDVIKGDEKTVRAISEHIQDDWCTPGNPREVTVESMIPVVDHAINKSYF encoded by the coding sequence ATGGCTATCGAGCTCAACCAGATCTGGGACTTTCCCATCAAGGAGTTCCACCCCTTCCCTCGCGCCCTGATGGGTGTGGGCGCTCACGACATCATCGGGGTGGAGGCCAAGAACCTCGGCTTCAAGCGCACCCTTCTGATGACGACCGGTCTGCGCGGTTCGGGCATCATCGAGGAACTCGTCGGCAAGATCGAGTACCAGGGTGTCGAGGTCGTGCTCTACGACAAGGTCGAGTCGAATCCCAAGGACTACAACGTCATGGAGGCCGCGGCTCTCTACCAGAAGGAGAAGTGCGACTCGATCATCTCGATCGGCGGTGGTTCGAGCCACGACGCCGCCAAGGGCGCTCGCGTCGTGATCGCACACGACGGTCGCAACATCAACGAGTTCGAGGGCTTCGCCAAGTCCACCAACAAGGAGAACCCGCCCCATATCGCCGTATCCACCACGGCCGGAACGGGTTCCGAGACGTCGTGGGCGTACGTCATCACCGACACGTCGGACATGAACAACCCGCACAAGTGGGTGGGCTTCGACGAGGCGACCATCGTCACCCTGGCGATCGACGATCCGCTGCTCTACTACACCTGCCCTCAGCATTTCACCGCGTACTGCGGCTTCGACGTACTCGCGCACGGCAGTGAGCCTTTCGTGTCTCGTCTCGATTTCGCGCCTTCGCTCGGTAACGCGATCTACTCGGTCGAGTTGGTCGCGAAGAACCTGCGCGAGGCCGTCTTCGAGCCGCGCAACCTCAAGGCCCGCGAGGGAATGATGAACGCGCAGTACATTGCCGGGCAGGCCTTCAACTCCGGTGGCCTCGGCATCGTTCACTCGATCTCGCACGCGGTCAGTGCCTTCTTCGACAGCCACCACGGTCTGAACAACGCCATCGCGTTGCCGCGTGTGTGGGAGTACAACCTGCCTTCGCGCTACGAGCGCTACGCCCAGTTGGCCGGCGCACTCGGTGTCGACACTCGCAACCTCACCACAGTTCAGGCCGCGGATGCTGCCGTCGAGGCTGCCATCCGTCTGGCCAAGGACGTCGGTATCCCCGACAACTTCGGTCAAGTTCGCACCGACTCGTACGCGAAGAACCAGATGAACACCAAGAAGTACGAGGGCCGTGGTGATGTCATCAAGGGTGACGAGAAGACTGTGCGCGCCATCTCCGAGCACATTCAGGACGACTGGTGCACCCCGGGCAATCCCCGTGAGGTCACCGTGGAGTCGATGATCCCGGTTGTCGATCACGCGATCAACAAGTCGTACTTCTAG
- a CDS encoding MadB family AAA-type ATPase, with translation MSGRSFSSGIEVKDALREQDYIADDEFAVVVHLATALGRPLLLEGPAGVGKTELAKSLAAIGGRKLVRLQCYEGLDDNRALYEWDYAKQLLHVQMLRDRISDQVSEFDSVAEASKFLADQDFGLYSENFLSVRPLLEAILSPDPVVLLVDEVDRTEESMEALLLEILAEQQITIPEVGTFVARSQPWVILTSNDTRELSPALKRRCLHYHLGYPTSEREREIVTARAPEVDSATATEVVELARILRDLPLRKSPSISEVIDAARAATVLAAGGFDTASDAKVRDILLTALLKYSSDVTLAKERFDGKRFESSSRDGGEPIERATVASKPANTTTAVFRGTGGRDPHQQGIRGGSGIRSTR, from the coding sequence ATGTCCGGTCGCAGTTTCTCCAGCGGAATCGAAGTGAAAGATGCTCTGCGAGAGCAGGACTACATTGCCGATGACGAGTTCGCGGTAGTCGTTCATCTGGCGACGGCGCTGGGGCGTCCGCTCCTGCTCGAAGGGCCGGCCGGTGTCGGCAAGACGGAACTGGCGAAGTCTCTGGCTGCGATCGGGGGCCGCAAACTGGTGCGATTGCAGTGCTACGAAGGGCTGGACGACAATCGCGCGCTGTACGAATGGGACTACGCGAAGCAACTCCTGCACGTGCAGATGCTCCGCGACCGGATCAGCGATCAGGTTTCCGAATTCGACAGCGTCGCCGAAGCGTCCAAGTTTCTGGCCGATCAGGATTTCGGTTTGTACTCCGAGAACTTCCTGTCCGTACGACCGCTGCTCGAAGCAATCCTCTCACCCGATCCGGTAGTGCTTCTGGTCGACGAGGTAGACCGCACCGAGGAGTCGATGGAAGCACTGCTCCTCGAGATTCTCGCCGAACAGCAGATCACCATTCCCGAGGTCGGTACGTTCGTTGCCCGCTCGCAGCCCTGGGTCATCCTGACGTCCAACGACACCCGCGAGCTCTCACCCGCACTCAAGCGTCGTTGTCTGCATTACCATCTCGGCTATCCGACGTCGGAGCGTGAACGCGAGATCGTCACGGCCCGAGCGCCGGAGGTGGATTCGGCTACGGCCACCGAGGTCGTCGAATTGGCTCGCATCCTGCGTGACCTCCCGCTGCGCAAGAGTCCGTCCATCTCGGAGGTCATCGACGCGGCCAGAGCGGCAACAGTGCTCGCGGCCGGCGGATTCGACACCGCTTCCGACGCCAAGGTGCGCGACATCCTGCTCACGGCGTTGCTCAAGTACTCGTCCGATGTGACGCTGGCCAAGGAACGATTCGACGGAAAGCGTTTCGAATCATCGTCGCGTGACGGTGGCGAGCCGATCGAGCGGGCCACGGTGGCAAGCAAACCCGCCAACACGACGACGGCCGTGTTCCGGGGCACGGGTGGACGTGACCCTCATCAACAGGGAATCCGCGGCGGCAGCGGAATCCGTTCGACGCGATGA
- the madC gene encoding MadC family VWA domain-containing protein, which translates to MTTLGGLAVWQPSFVLDVVSASFGRLLRAAGVSASPAEVIEVRRVLAMVGASDRETLRACLRAVCAKYSHEQAGFDRAFDALFRPAAGKAHGERMGSRAEVADGLPTALGIDEDQEVGRYAEYNERAAEVGDYFDTPEAEKGFNPHKDDDDVSMTSSDAELSVDTGSETGRRGVSYTVDVDRAASAVVGDLSTSVAAAVVGSLSWDDPTSILAWLDAYDPSKAYADVSDDGPLTQAQLNRLVEAVEAFVQALSAAALAETAPDAPDSESAAGATHNDIELACHEVLRRMRGPSRPRPRERSRGHLDMRRTVRSSLRTDGIPFHLVVKAPRPDRVRLLLIADVSLSVRPITAFTLRLAQAMHRRADRCEVLAFVDRPVDVTDTLLASSGDGALAAVLAHPVLDLEASSDYGRVLTELLDEHGNTLNSRTSVIIVGDGRCNGLPPQADKLEELRRKVHRLAWITPEPQRYWNQASCAMPEYSEICDEVVVARDAAQLMAKAAELGHALR; encoded by the coding sequence ATGACGACGCTCGGTGGCCTTGCCGTGTGGCAACCGTCCTTTGTTCTCGACGTGGTGTCCGCGAGTTTCGGCCGATTGCTGAGGGCGGCCGGAGTTTCCGCGTCACCGGCCGAGGTCATCGAGGTTCGGCGTGTTCTCGCGATGGTCGGCGCTTCGGATCGTGAGACGTTGCGAGCATGTCTTCGGGCAGTGTGCGCCAAGTACTCTCACGAGCAGGCCGGTTTCGATCGGGCGTTCGACGCGCTGTTCCGGCCGGCCGCAGGCAAAGCGCACGGCGAGCGGATGGGTTCGCGCGCCGAGGTGGCGGACGGTCTGCCCACCGCGCTGGGGATCGACGAGGATCAAGAAGTTGGTCGGTACGCCGAGTACAACGAGCGTGCGGCCGAGGTCGGCGACTACTTCGACACTCCGGAAGCGGAGAAGGGCTTCAACCCGCACAAGGACGACGACGATGTGTCGATGACGTCGAGCGATGCCGAACTGTCGGTAGATACCGGTTCGGAGACCGGTCGACGCGGAGTCAGTTACACGGTCGACGTGGACCGTGCAGCATCGGCGGTGGTCGGTGACCTGAGCACCAGTGTTGCTGCAGCAGTGGTCGGCTCGCTGTCCTGGGACGATCCGACGTCGATCCTCGCCTGGTTGGATGCCTACGACCCGAGCAAAGCGTATGCAGATGTCTCCGACGACGGGCCGTTGACGCAAGCACAATTGAACCGGCTCGTCGAGGCGGTCGAAGCGTTCGTGCAAGCACTCTCGGCAGCTGCACTCGCCGAAACCGCTCCCGATGCGCCCGACAGTGAATCTGCAGCGGGCGCAACGCACAACGACATCGAACTCGCGTGCCACGAAGTGCTTCGGCGGATGAGAGGACCGTCCAGACCTCGGCCCCGTGAGCGCTCTCGTGGGCATCTCGACATGCGACGCACGGTGCGTTCGAGTCTGCGCACCGACGGAATTCCCTTCCATCTGGTCGTGAAAGCTCCTCGCCCCGATCGTGTTCGACTACTTCTCATCGCCGACGTGTCGCTGTCCGTGCGCCCCATCACCGCGTTCACTCTGCGCTTGGCTCAGGCAATGCATCGCCGAGCAGATCGTTGTGAAGTCCTCGCCTTCGTCGATCGTCCGGTCGACGTGACCGACACCCTTCTCGCCAGTAGTGGTGACGGCGCACTGGCCGCGGTACTCGCGCACCCGGTTCTGGATCTGGAAGCCAGCAGCGATTACGGGCGGGTGCTCACAGAATTGTTGGACGAGCACGGAAACACCTTGAACTCACGGACGTCTGTCATCATCGTGGGCGACGGTCGGTGCAACGGGTTGCCCCCGCAGGCGGACAAGCTCGAGGAACTCCGCCGAAAGGTCCACCGTCTGGCCTGGATCACGCCTGAACCACAGCGTTACTGGAACCAGGCATCGTGCGCGATGCCGGAGTATTCGGAGATCTGCGACGAGGTTGTTGTTGCCCGAGATGCCGCGCAACTGATGGCAAAGGCCGCCGAGCTGGGGCACGCACTTCGCTGA
- a CDS encoding RNHCP domain-containing protein, whose protein sequence is MPRRNPSTRARRAPQRAKHVLHGIGGEQGSSFRCLTCRLDISTAAPGTAHRNHCPNCLASRHVDGRVPGDRAQQCRGAMAALCLSVRQDGEWMLVHQCVECNTLKVNRIAGDDNVLVLLRLALRPLADPRLRSRALLAL, encoded by the coding sequence ATGCCACGTAGGAATCCCAGCACCCGCGCGCGGCGGGCACCGCAACGGGCCAAGCACGTACTGCACGGAATCGGCGGAGAACAAGGATCGAGCTTCCGTTGTCTCACATGCCGTTTGGACATCTCCACTGCGGCGCCGGGTACCGCTCATCGGAACCACTGCCCGAACTGTCTGGCCAGCCGCCACGTGGACGGTCGCGTTCCGGGCGACCGAGCACAACAGTGCCGAGGTGCCATGGCGGCGCTGTGCCTGTCGGTCCGTCAAGACGGTGAATGGATGCTCGTTCACCAGTGTGTCGAGTGCAATACGTTGAAAGTCAACAGGATTGCCGGCGACGACAACGTCTTGGTCCTGCTGCGCTTGGCGCTACGTCCGTTGGCAGACCCCCGCCTGCGCTCGCGCGCGTTGCTAGCGCTCTGA
- a CDS encoding RNHCP domain-containing protein, with amino-acid sequence MPQSHNSISKTDTFSCIQCGLTVMTYGPDGDRRNHCPSCLHSRHLFDQVEGGPSDCGMRMAPISIAVLRSGDWMIIHRCAQCLELTSNPVSRDDNQLLLMRMAVRPLAQPPFPLEAFGDL; translated from the coding sequence GTGCCTCAATCACACAATTCCATCTCGAAAACCGACACCTTCTCGTGCATTCAGTGCGGACTCACAGTCATGACGTACGGCCCCGATGGTGATCGCCGAAACCACTGCCCCAGTTGCCTGCATTCCCGACACCTGTTCGACCAGGTGGAAGGTGGACCGTCGGACTGCGGAATGCGGATGGCTCCCATTTCGATCGCAGTACTGCGCAGTGGCGATTGGATGATCATCCACCGCTGCGCACAGTGCCTCGAGCTCACCTCCAACCCCGTCAGCCGAGACGACAACCAGTTGTTGTTGATGAGAATGGCAGTGCGACCGCTCGCGCAACCGCCCTTCCCGCTCGAAGCCTTCGGCGACTTGTGA